The BD1-7 clade bacterium genome segment TGCATTGCCTGCCAGCATTCCATAATCGCGAAACCGTGAAAGGTGAGGAAATCTTCGCCCGGTTTGGGCTTGATGCTTTGGAAGTGACCGATGAAGTATTCGAGTCGGAAGCATCGATTGTATTTGATCAAGCTGAAAATCGGTTACATACGATTAAGGCCGTGATGGTCGCAAGTCTGTGTTTTTAACGTTATATCGATAATCTAATATGCAGGTCTGAAGCGTCTGGAGGTTAATGTGAAGCTGGTTGTTGCACTGGGTGGAAATGCACTGCTACGCCGGGGCGAGCCGATGGAGCAGCAGGTTCAAACTGACAATATTGATGTGGCTGCACGTGTGATCGCGCGGGCCAGTGACAAACACCAATTGGTGATTACTCACGGTAACGGCCCCCAAGTTGGGCTTCTAGCCTTACAAAATGATGCCTATAAAGGCGTTAGCCCCTACACGCTCGATGTGCTCGGCGCAGAAACCGAAGGTATGATCGGCTATCTCTTGGCGCAAGGTCTGCGTAACCATAGTAAGCGCGATGTGATAGCGATGTTGACGCAAACACGGGTCAATATTGATGACCCGGCTTTTCGGCAACCGACCAAGTTTGTTGGGCCTATCTACGACGAGGATACTTCGCGCCGGCTCGCAGCAGAAAAAGGCTGGCGTATGCGATTAGATGGCGACGCGTATCGTCGAGTTGTTCCATCACCACGCCCACTCTCTATCGTTGAAGAACCTATCATCCGGCAGTTGATAGAAACACCCGAATTGCTGGTTGTTTGTACCGGCGGTGGCGGTGTTCCTGTGATTGAAGATAAGGGGTTGATCTGTGGCGTCGAAGCGGTGGTTGATAAAGATGCCGCTTCGAACGTTCTCGGTAAGGCGATCGGTGCAGAAGGGCTTATCATGTTGACGGACGTTGAGTGTGTGGAATCACATTTTCATCAACCGGGTTCGCGGCGCATACACAGTGCCTCGCCGGATGCGATGACGGCGTTTTCGTTTGCGACGGGCTCGATGGGACCTAAGGTAGAGGCTGCGTGTGATTTTGTGCGTTCTGGCGGTTTGTTTGCAGCCATTGGCGCTTTGTCTGATCTTGATGCCATTCTAAAGCGTGAAAAAGGCACGTTTATTGTGAATGACGAAAACCATTTGCAGTTTTATGAAGACTAACGCTAGCCATTTGATGCGAGGCGTCTATGTCTGATTCGACGCCTACCGAAACGTCTAAATCAGCAAGCCAAAAACTGGGGCTGTTTAGCCTAATCGCTCTAACGGTCGGGGCTATGGTGGGTGGTGGGATTTGGTCACTGCCACAAAACATGGCGGATTCGGCCGCCCTCGGAGCGATTGTTATTGCGTGGGGAATTACCGCGTTAGGTATGTGGATGCTGACGCAGGTGTTTGCCGATTTACGGGAGCGTCGGCCAGAGCTGGAAGATGGCGTGTACACCTATGCCAAAGCCGGTTTTGGTGGGTTTGTTGGTTTCAACTCGGCATGGGGTTATTGGGTCAGTGCCTGGATAGGTAATGTTTCCTATGCCGTATTGATGTTCAGTGCGTTGGGGTATTTTTTCCCCGCGTTTGGCGCAGGCAATACACTGGCTGCGCTGGTTGGCCAAAGTATCATGTTGTGGGTATTTCACGGGATGGTGTTAAGAGGCGTTCGGGAAGCAGCCTTTATCAATCTGGTCGCGAGTATCTGCAAGGTTATACCGATTGTTCTGTTTCTTATCCTGGTTAGCATCGCGTTTCGTTGGCCCTTGTTTAGTCATGATATCTGGGGTTCGGCGCTGCGTTTACCCTTGC includes the following:
- the arcC1 gene encoding Carbamate kinase 1 translates to MKLVVALGGNALLRRGEPMEQQVQTDNIDVAARVIARASDKHQLVITHGNGPQVGLLALQNDAYKGVSPYTLDVLGAETEGMIGYLLAQGLRNHSKRDVIAMLTQTRVNIDDPAFRQPTKFVGPIYDEDTSRRLAAEKGWRMRLDGDAYRRVVPSPRPLSIVEEPIIRQLIETPELLVVCTGGGGVPVIEDKGLICGVEAVVDKDAASNVLGKAIGAEGLIMLTDVECVESHFHQPGSRRIHSASPDAMTAFSFATGSMGPKVEAACDFVRSGGLFAAIGALSDLDAILKREKGTFIVNDENHLQFYED